The sequence tatgacagggtgccgagggaggagctgtggtactgtatgaggtcgtctggagtggcagagaagtatgtcagagtagttcaggacatgtatgagagaagtatgacggtggtgagatgtgctgtaggtcagacagaggagttcaaggtggaggtgggactacaccaaggatcagctttgagtccttttttgtttgctatgctgatggacaggctgacagacgaggtaagacaggaatctccctggacaatgatgtttgcggatgacattgtaatttgcagtgagagtagagagcaggtggaggaacagctagagaggtggaggtttgctctggaaagaagaggcatgaaggtcagtcgtagtaagacagaatacatgtgtctgaacgagagggatcaaggtagaagtattaggttacagggggctgaggtgaagaaggtgcaggagtttaagtacttggggtcaacagttcagtgtgatggagagtgtggaaaagaggtgaagaggcgagtgcaggcaggttggagcgggtggaggaaagtgtcaggagtgttgtgtgacagaagggtgtcagcaagactcaaaggaaaggtgtacaagacagtggtgagaccagctctgctctataggttagagacggtagcagtgagacagagacaagaagatgatttggaggtagcggagatgaagatgttgaggttctccttaggagtgaccaggttagacaggataaggaacgagtacatcagagggacggctcatgttgcctgtgttagcgacaaagtcagagaagccagactgagatggtttggacatgttcagaggagggatagtggatatattggtagaaggatgttggagatggagctgcctggcaggagggcaagaggacggccaaagaggagatatatggttgtcttaacagaggacatgaagttggctaatgttagggtagaagatgtccatgatagagtgaggtggaaaaggatgattcgctgtggcgacccctgatgggaaaagccgaaagagaaagaagattcttATGAtaatgggtcgaccgccctaccgctgccccACGGCCGCCCCATATACGGccatgacagacagacagacagacagacagacagacagacagacagacagacaggcagacagacagacagatagatgaCAATAGGGGTGTGATTATATAAATTGGCTTCTTCGTGCTCTCTTTCAAGCAACAAATTCCAACTGTGCATGACTTCAATTGTTAACCCTTTTTTAGGAATCAAGTGTACCATGTGTGAACTGACTGTATTACAAatcacaatatttatttatggtcaTGAGTAATTATATTGTCAAGATCCTGgcataatctttttttatttctattcatTTTAGTATTCAAGTGATTTTaatacttgaaaaaaaattattaaatcaaatcaaatcaagtatattttaaaaaaaatatacacaagtaaaaaatgctttaatcaAAATCtactaaagaaaaaatttgTAGCCTGGAAAAACtacattaaaatgattaaacagCTTGGCAAAGAGCTTAAGCATGACTCATAATGATTGGATTATTATAGATGTCAAATGTGcgtttctgttttttaaggttATTTAGGTAgggtttttcaatatttttcatttttgatactTGCTTAGAGTGACACAACAGGGCTAGGATAAGTTTTCCCTTTAAAAGTTGAGGAACAGCCAAAGAAGCCAATCCAGGTTTGTGTACATCCAACCATCTGCACACTAATTTAATTAATTCCACATGAGCTGCAGAGGACATGCTCAGAACTGATCTgcaggttttcttcttttgttactTTCATGATGTCAAACTAAGAACAAATCCGTTGAAATTCGTTGATTTCAGttatttgtggcattttttttagaattgtttAGCATTCAGGACTGCATGCAGGAGACAAAATTGTAGAAGCTCTGCTGTTAAAAAGGCGTTTGTCTTAATGAGTGGTTTTCCCTTTTCCCCAGTGCACTTTGACCCCCAGACAGTCAGAGCCAGGCATTGGCCCGCAGTGCAGCAGATAGCGCCTGTTTACTCATCCTTTTGGAGAGAGGGGAAAGTCCAGCATATGTCTCACATATCTGTTCAAACGCCATCCGTAAAAACTAGGGTAACCAGTTTTTGGAAAGGACAATCTACGGACCAGTATATGTAAAAAATCTATCTGGATAGTTTTGTCCCTGTGGGTAAGATCAGGCTTTTTGTTGGATCAagactgtgagtgtgtgtgtgttttagaggATGAGTGGGTTCCTGCTGGTCCTTTGTCTTGCTTTGTGGCACCAGGGGGGGACAGCAGGGCCCGACCCGCCAGGCTGCAGCAGCCCTGATGCGGTGAGGGTGGCAGAAGAGGCTCTGGAAAAGATTAACCAGGACAGAACAAGCGGATACATCCTGAGCCTCAACAGACTGTATGATGTCTCCCACACGCCACAACAGGTTTGGGTGCTTTCTGAAATATGGATACATGTGCAAAGATAAAATTCTGCTAGTTTATGACACGTACAGGTTTAAAGTCTAACATTGGATCGGATTTCTACCAGTCCTTGATTAAGAAATTTGAAAACCTAAGATGATTGGTTAGCAGCAACTATACTCAGGTTAGGCCACGCCCCAAGGAATGCATGACTTTAGGTCCTGAAGCAGCCAAAGGGAGGCGTTTCATCATTAATATACTTTTCACAAAGTTTGTAAAAAGTTGCAATGTTACCTAAAACTGCATttgtattctgttttttttatccaattgAGCAAGTTATCGTGTAAGTGTAAAAAAGATGAACCGTCACATACAAGACACTAGTAATGAAGCTGGAAATGTTGTGGTAAAAAAAGGGGTAACAGCTTAAAAGTCTTCTATCTTCAAATAATGCCTTCAGCAGATGGAAACAATGAAAACCTTAGTAgaagaaaaaagtgttaaaatcttcttttttttttaaacatcctatGTTACTGAATTTTGaaacaaattgtgttttcaCAGGAGCAAAGAGGGTCACACTACACTCTGACCATTGATGTCATAGAAACAAAATGTCATATCAGCAGCAAGAAAGCTTGGAAACAATGTCAAGTCAGAGGCGTTGATAAAGTTCCAGTGAGTAAAATGTAGATTTGCAGCATTTTTAATAGAAAGGTGGTAATAACAGACTGCTAAAAAAACTGTGTGAACCATTATCTTTATTAAATTAGCttcattttaatgatttttgccttaaaaaaaaaacaaatttaaaaagcagcatgattaaagttaaaaaagatttgttcatCATTTTGGACTTGTCCAGTAAAAGAAAGCTCATGTAAGCTATGATTAACCATGCACATTAAGTATAGACTTGTGGAAAATGAAACaggaaaaagttttaattttaataaaatccaccaaaataaaacacaaattcagCACCCAACAGATAAAGCGTACAATTTTTCTTTCAGTtagattttgttatttttatgtagGTTTTTTTAAAGGCCTTAAGGCATTTTATCCCTCTGTTTAAGTTGATAAGTCTAtgttgtattttaatatttagttAGAGGTTATTAATAAGTTTGGTGTGAATAAAACTAAGAAAGAAACTCAAACACTACTGCATTCCCAAAATGTAGTAAATAAAAGCAATCATATTTACCTTTTGGCATATTGATTGATTGGCACAGTttgtttggcagagagttttatgccagatgcccttcctgactcAACCCTGTAATTTAGCCGGGCtcgggaccagcacagggagacCTAAACTTGGGCCCCGTTGTGGCTACATAATTTGGCAGTAGCACGAGGGGTCTTGCCTGGAGTCCCACACTGGGTGAAGCTCATCACACCCCCTGGGAAATGATTGGCTAAATCCAGTGTGGGCCTTTATACAAGAGCCTTCCCCCTTAAGTAAATGAAGACaacaataaggaaaaaaaacattaaagtaatttttaaTCACCTGGAAAAtaatcaattctttttttcctgagtcTTTTGACTTACTGTTTCTTTATGTCTTAACATGAACATATGTCCTTCAGGTGTATGGAGAGTGTCAGGTATCAGTGTTTGTTGATCCTCAAGTGAAACTTCAAAGCTACTCCTGTGTCCTGCGTGAAGGTAATCAAAGCATCAACCAGGTACCTTACTGATTATGGCTGCCGAGAGAAAAGCTGGGATGGATAAGCATTTGTCCTTAAATCACAGGAAAAACATGTGTCAATCAAAACAGATTGATCTTCTGGTCCAACACTAATTTTGTGTGTTAAGTCGGTGTATCTGGGTTTCTATAAAAAGTACTTAATGCAAAACAAGACCCTCTGTGAATAATTCacttaaataaattataaaaataagaaGCTATAGtcatattaattaaaataatatagaTCCATGCGCAATCTGTCAGTTTCCTCATACTTCCAATACATGCTTGTGTTCAGTTCCAGCTACCGCAGTGGTGGACGTCTGTCCTGACTGCCCCACGGCTGAAAACTTGAACGACCCGATTATCGTGGAGACCGCCAACATCTCCCTCAAACGATTTAACGAAGAAAGCTCTCTGGCCAACTACTTCACCCTGGAAAACATTACTAAAGCCAGTTCACAGGTAGAGAAATTGTAGAGCCAGTGCGATGGGACACTAATGAAACTGAAGGTGTGCTGTAGCGGGGAAATAAGTAAAAACATGCAAGGGTCCTCAAGGCAGCATTGTCAGATATTGTCATgctttgtgtgtcttttcaGTGGGTTGTCTGGCCCTCTTACTTTGTGGAGTTCACCATTCTTGAGACAGTGTGTTCCAAGAAAGCAGATCCTAGTGAGCTGAGCAGCTGTCCAACAATGAACTGTCAGTTTGCTGTGAGTTAAACATAAACCAACGTTTGAAAACCTCCAATTCACCTCTTATTTTGTGCCACTTTTTATAAATTTGTTTATCTTACTTTCTTAATGCAGCTCAAAACTCAAAATACATCAATGTTGCACTCATTTTTAAGGACACGTAACATCTTTTCGATTTCGTCCCTTGCAGCACAGAGGCTTCTGTTTGGGAACTCATGTTGCTCTTGAGGAGGAATTTGAAACCATAAACCCTGTTGAGAGAAAAGGTGGCTCTTTAAGGAATCACAAACCTGTCGAGGTGAAGTGTGAGATCTATGAACCTCAGGTTTGTAGCTTATTTccagaaaagaatgaaaatgatacaaaaaatgaaaaacaacaacggGCAATGCTGTTTTTTCCAGTGTCCTAATGTGTCAGATTTTCATGAAAATTAATACAAattaatataaatgcaacactcCCAATTCTCAtgagatgaactcaaagatATGAAACCTTTTCtagaaacacaaaataacaatatttctctgaaatattgttcacaaatctgtctaaatctgtttAGACAGCAGGactattgcacaggtgtgccttagacctGCCACATCAAAAGGTCACTGTGAAACGTGCAGTTTTGTTTAATTGGGTGTCTGCATCAAAAATCCAAAACCAGTCAGCGTCAATCAACAACCTGATCAACTGTATGCCAAGAAGATGTGTTTGCATGccgcaaatggtggtcacatcAGATACTGACCGGTTTTCAGAGACACCCCATCTAACTAAAATGTCACATTTCAGAGCGAccttttattaataataataataataatggattggatttatctgcgcttttcaagacacccaaagcgcttacattgtgtccattattcattcactcctcattcatacttggtgatggtaagctacggttgtagccacagctgccctggggcagactgacagatattgtatttaattaagacacacctgtgcagTAGTCCTGCTTTCTAAACAGCATCTTGaaatggcacacctgtgagacAGGATGAATCATCTCaacaaaggagaagtgctcacttgacagatttgtgaacaatatttcagaggaATAGTTATTTTGTGCCTGTAAAAAATCTGGAATGAAATGGGAGCAAAAGCAAAACTGttgggtttatttttttgtttagtgtgtatatattttcaaacttttctcatgtttttccaCGTTAAGCCCACAAAAGTTTTGCACATTTAGGCTGTTAAGGttattgtttttgcattgaCAAATGAAAGCTTAGTGATTAAAATATCCGCTCATAACAGATTTTTTGAATTGCTTATTTATATGCCACTTAGTTTTTGTGCTGCACCCAATTGTAAGATTGAAACTGTGAGACTTAACCAAAGTAAAGGCAATTCAAtgttgtgttgtgtttatatttaatcACGTGAAAAGTTATCAGCACTCCTATGTCAGATGTCCAAAAACCAATGGAGGCTGAGTTTTGTCAATGATGCTGActctttctttttgctttgaaggctgctgctgcagaaaaacaggCCCATGCAACTGCAGGCAGTGGGCATCCTGAGCTTCATgaccacaaccacacacacctcCATGCACACGAGCATGTGCATTCAGACTCACCCAGCCCGGCGGCCTCTAACGCCCAAGGTCCCATCGGCACTGTAGTGCATCTGCCTGCCTCACCTCGATCTGCCCCTTTGGCGAGCTCCTGCCCCGGACCCCGTAGACACAACCTGCACATAGTCAAACTCAAGCTCTGATCGGTCAGACTGAGTCTCAACCCACATGATGTAACCGAAACATAAAGCTACTGTAACTTATGGAAACAATCTTTCTCAGAATATTCAGATAACCTTAGATCGATTCAATTTTTTCTCCAAGTTGgagatttaaatgaaaacacataGTCTAataatttttgcctttttaacaCCTTTTTCTATTGGTTTTGATTGCTGACAAAGAAGCTGAATGCTTTTTGAGGCCTTGTCATCCATGTGAAATTACTTATAGGTTGACAAGCCAAAAAGATATCCTAATGCTGATGATAAATATGTGTTTGAAAGCTCCAAACTGAAGCAAAAACCCTCCTGCGAAAACGTTATGCATCGCAACGTATTTCTGCTGTGTATGTATACATTTGCCCATGggttttttagacatttaaacacaaatatatCAAATGTTTCACACATGTGTATGTGGTGATTACAAATAAATCTTAGATTTACATATCAAACTGTGGCATAATtatgcacaaacacagaaaaaaaatcctaagcCCTGTAAAGCCCATTACATCAAAGTATTGACAGCAAATTCATATTTCATtggaatatttatgttttttttaaaatttgatcagTTCCACATAGAAAATTGCAAAATGATAATGTTTCTATGAGCTATAGATAGTATGAAGTATTAGATATTCTGTGATTTGGTAAggttttgctcacaacaatgtttgtttaagatgaaaaataatgacatgagtgttaaggaaaaaaagcactttatttACCCTTATTTGATACACTAATTTTTAAGATGATGGAACTGTATGaagtttttcattctttcaaaaCAGCAAGTAACcactaaaaatacataaatgatgATTTATTGAGTTTTGAAAACTAGCTAAACCTTTTCCCGCCataagtgtttttgagatttaacggaagcagccattttgaaataagcagcggggggggggggggggggggggttctactgcccctagtggaatgacaATGAACTACAGCACAAAATCCTGGACCAAATTATAAACAAGAGGTTTTGAGGAAGGTTTGGATCATGTTTATAAGATTgtggtctcagaaatgtgtatGACAAATATGAAATGAATAATTATATAAAGTTAATACAAATagaaatgtaaattttctttttgtgatgttttttttttggtcatttgaaTAGCTAAAAAAGGGTGGAACAGTCCAAAAGGCCAAAAGTCAGAGCTTTTTGCCAGTCCTTGAATACAGCACACTTGTGATACTGGAAGATTTAAAAGTTCCTCACAAAACTTTAAACAtcaaaaagatgttttgaaaaggTACATGCACATTTCCTTGCAAAATGCTAGGCTTGTCCTTTTAAAGTTAAAGCATCTCAAGTTTAAATCTaattagttt comes from Oryzias latipes chromosome 4, ASM223467v1 and encodes:
- the LOC101163240 gene encoding fetuin-B, translating into MSGFLLVLCLALWHQGGTAGPDPPGCSSPDAVRVAEEALEKINQDRTSGYILSLNRLYDVSHTPQQEQRGSHYTLTIDVIETKCHISSKKAWKQCQVRGVDKVPVYGECQVSVFVDPQVKLQSYSCVLREVPATAVVDVCPDCPTAENLNDPIIVETANISLKRFNEESSLANYFTLENITKASSQWVVWPSYFVEFTILETVCSKKADPSELSSCPTMNCQFAHRGFCLGTHVALEEEFETINPVERKGGSLRNHKPVEVKCEIYEPQAAAAEKQAHATAGSGHPELHDHNHTHLHAHEHVHSDSPSPAASNAQGPIGTVVHLPASPRSAPLASSCPGPRRHNLHIVKLKL